Below is a window of Desmonostoc muscorum LEGE 12446 DNA.
TGTTATTACAACCCACAGATTTACTCAGAGAAACCGACGAAGCAATTACACCATTTTGGCAGTTTTTTGATTTAGTCAAACCTCACTCCCAAGTATTAATAGAAGTGTTTATCGCTTCGGTGTTAATTCAATTACTTGGACTTGTTACACCTTTATTTACTCAGTTAATCTTAGACCGAGTGATTGTCCAGGGTAGTACCTTAACTTTAAATGCCGTTGGTTTAGGATTACTAATTTTTAGTTTTTTTCGCGTTGCTATTACTGGACTGCGGCAATATCTACTAGATCACACAGCAAATCGCTTGGGACTATCACTGATGGTAGGTTTTATCAAACATACTTTTCGGTTGCCCTTAGCTTTTTTTGAGTCGCGTTATGTTGGCGATATTGTCTCTCGTGTCCAAGAAAATCAAAAAATTCAGCGGTTTCTAACTGGGGAAGCACTTTCTATCGGTTTAGATTTGCTGACAGTATTTATCTATGTGGGATTGATGTTTTGGTATAGTTGGCAAATGGCATTATTATGCTTGGCAATTATACCGCCGTTTGTGTTATTAGCGCTCATAGCTACACCTTTCTTGCGCCGCATCAGCCGCGAAGTTTTTAATGCTTCAGCCCAAGAAAACAGTTATTTAATTCAATCTCTCACTGGTATTCGCTCAGTTCGCTCGATGGCAATTGAGCAAACAGTACGCTGGCGTTGGGAAGAACTGCTGAATAATGTCATTAAAAAGACTTTTAGCGGTCAGATAATTGGTAATCAACTGCAAATTTTCAGTTCCGGTATCGAAGCTATGGTGACCACAGGATTACTTTGGTTTGGCGCATGGCAAGTAATTCAAAATCAACTGACTATTGGACAATTAGTGGCATTTAATATGTTGTTAGGCAACATCATTAGGCCGTTCCAAAGGCTCGTTGTGCTGTGGAATCAATTACAAGAAGTGATTATTTCCACAGAGCGGATTAATGATGTCTTGGAAGCAGAACCAGAGGAAGATTTACAATCTCAACCCCGCCAGACTTTAAGTAATTTACGTGGTCATGTCATCTTTGACAATGTGACTTTTCGCTATCATCCAGAAAGCGATATTAACGTATTAGAAAATCTCAATTTTGAAATCAAACCTGAGCAAACTATTGCAGTTGTAGGGCGTAGCGGTTCTGGGAAAACGACTCTCTCAAAACTGATTTTGGGACTCTATCCTCCGACAGATGGTAAAGTGCTGATTGATGCTCAAGATGTAACTAATATTTCCCTGCGATCGCTGCGTTCTCAAATTGGTGTTGTTGACCAAGATACATTTTTGTTTGGCGGTACAATTCGGGAAAATATCAGCATTGCTCATCCAGAAGCTTCCCAAGAAGAAGTAATTGAAGCAGCACGTTTGGCAGGAGCAGATGAATTTATTCAGCAAATGCCAATGGGCTACGAAACCCAAATTGGTGAAAGTGGGGGTATGTTATCTGGTGGACAACGCCAACGGCTGGCGATCGCTCGTGCTTTGCTAGGAAATCCGTCTTTCTTAGTATTCGATGAAGCAACAAGTCACTTAGATGCTCAATCTGAACGGATTATTCAGAACAACCTCAAAAAAATTCTCCAAGGACGCACAAGTTTAATTATTGCTCATCGTCTTTCTACGGTGCGTCATGCTGACCTGATTTTAGTTTTAGACAGGGGAATTCTAGTCGAAAGCGGTACTCACGATCAACTAATTGCCAAAAAAGGTCATTATTTCTATCTCAACCAGCAACAACTAGCGCAAACAGCTTAAAAGGAAATTGGCATTGGGCATTGGGCATTGAAGATTGAGACACAAGGAGAATTAGAGACTCGTTCATTTCTCTCAAAGGCTCATTAATGGAGTTCAAAGCCTCATTAATGCAGTTCAAAGACTCATTAATGCAGTTCAAACACTCATTAACGGAGTTTAAAGCCTCATTAATGCAGTTCAAAGACTCATTAATGCAGTTCAAACACTCATTAATGGAGTTCAAAGCCTCATTAATGGAGTTCAAAGACTCATTAATGCAGTTCAAACACTCATTAATGGAGTTCAAAGCCTCATTAATGCAGTTCAGAACCTCAATCCCAATGCCCCATGCCCAATGCCCAATGCCCCATGCCCCATGCCCCATCCCCAATTCTTATGCCAAACCCATCTAATAATTCATCATCCGCGTTCGCCCTAGAAAAGGACGCTAAATTTTACTTACCTGAGGACACAAGTACCGTTGTCAATCCTCAAGCACAGGAAACATCCGAGACAAATGATTGGTTTTACGGTACTGAGGAACTGTTAGATGCCTTACCAAGAATTTGGACGCGCTCACTGTTGTATTTACTGATTGGCTTTGCTGC
It encodes the following:
- a CDS encoding peptidase domain-containing ABC transporter, producing MPSAFSRQYLAEQLTQILGESLSSEELNKCLRALEIVEPPIAKQFWEATTAEPGIYIILSGKVRLLNSSNNLITTLFSGASFGELTLFPEHKFSAYVARASVNLKLGYIKQKILEEVISTSPSIGDRLLKRADFWDLLLLCCQNSLIALNGSVEEIFKALSLFHRHSLESGSLIANLTKDNDLWLFHRGEILDSSGRRLTPGKIYLNPKHGSWQVAQSSIAYSLSNADWQIALQHWPQLAELTDFQERQVEAGSKDFVETRFIASSGSGESSSQSPMPNPQSPMPSVKQNRQRAYFPSPRVRAGHLLGRLTKRYPFFEQQSASDCGASCLVMISRYWGKRFNVNRLRDLTNITRGGASMRGLTAAAESIGFATRPVKASLDKLAQQPLPAIAHWEGKHYVVVYEISKKRVIIGDPAIGQRTLTPGEFKRSWTGYALLLQPTDLLRETDEAITPFWQFFDLVKPHSQVLIEVFIASVLIQLLGLVTPLFTQLILDRVIVQGSTLTLNAVGLGLLIFSFFRVAITGLRQYLLDHTANRLGLSLMVGFIKHTFRLPLAFFESRYVGDIVSRVQENQKIQRFLTGEALSIGLDLLTVFIYVGLMFWYSWQMALLCLAIIPPFVLLALIATPFLRRISREVFNASAQENSYLIQSLTGIRSVRSMAIEQTVRWRWEELLNNVIKKTFSGQIIGNQLQIFSSGIEAMVTTGLLWFGAWQVIQNQLTIGQLVAFNMLLGNIIRPFQRLVVLWNQLQEVIISTERINDVLEAEPEEDLQSQPRQTLSNLRGHVIFDNVTFRYHPESDINVLENLNFEIKPEQTIAVVGRSGSGKTTLSKLILGLYPPTDGKVLIDAQDVTNISLRSLRSQIGVVDQDTFLFGGTIRENISIAHPEASQEEVIEAARLAGADEFIQQMPMGYETQIGESGGMLSGGQRQRLAIARALLGNPSFLVFDEATSHLDAQSERIIQNNLKKILQGRTSLIIAHRLSTVRHADLILVLDRGILVESGTHDQLIAKKGHYFYLNQQQLAQTA